In Pseudomonadota bacterium, the DNA window TGACCCGAAACTTGGAGACGAGAAGAAAAGGTCGATACTTATGGAGTCAATTACCGCTATGTCCTTACTCATTGCGGGGGCAGACATTGTTATCATGAGACATCCAGAAGGCGTTGCACTGGTAAAGGATATGATTAAAGAATTGATAGTTTAAGGGGGAGGCATGTCAGAAAAGCGAATAAAAAGTATCGATGAAGCAACGATTGAGCTTATACAAAAAGCTGAAAGAGAAAATATCAGTACGGTATTCTCCCGTGCTGATGAAATAAAACCTTGTCCCATAGGGGTTGAGGAGAGTTGCTGTAAGATATGTGCAATGGGACCCTGCAGGCTTCCGCGGTCTAAGAAGGGTGAAAAGAAGGAAAGGATAGGGGTCTGCGGTGCCACGATTGATACTGTTGTGGCGAGGAACTTCGCAAGGAAGGTAGCTGCAGGTGCTGCGTCACATTCTGACCATGCGAGAGAGGTTGTAGAAACATTTATAAAGACAGCTCGCGGTGAGGCGCAGGGTTTTGTAATTAAGGACGAAATAAAACTCCTTGAGGTTGCCCTTGATTTTGGTATTGAGATAGAAGGAAGAGATATTAAGGATATTGCCATTGAGCTCGGTGCGAGGGCACTCGAAGAATTTGGGAAGCAACAC includes these proteins:
- a CDS encoding carbon monoxide dehydrogenase is translated as MSEKRIKSIDEATIELIQKAERENISTVFSRADEIKPCPIGVEESCCKICAMGPCRLPRSKKGEKKERIGVCGATIDTVVARNFARKVAAGAASHSDHAREVVETFIKTARGEAQGFVIKDEIKLLEVALDFGIEIEGRDIKDIAIELGARALEEFGKQHGELVYIKKAPLKRQEIWRKYGVVPRGIDREVVEIMHRTHMGVDQDYRHIIQQTTRSALADGWGGSMISTD